DNA sequence from the Pseudochaenichthys georgianus chromosome 8, fPseGeo1.2, whole genome shotgun sequence genome:
CAGGCAGGAATGGACTCCTGTGGGGCTCTGGTGCATCTTTGGACAGCACGCAATGTCATGtgattttaaaacaaatattttcttTTGTAGCAGAGTGGCGTCTCTTCTGTGTGCGCGGAGAGCTCCCGGAGGAAGGCTCTCTGTTGGAAGTGGATTGCTGCTGTGCAGGTCTGAGGTCCAGGGGCTCTGTCGTCCTGCTCAGCAGCCAGCAGGGGCTGATGTACCTCTGGACGGGCGGTAAGGCTCACAGCGGCTCCAGAGAGGTCAGCAAGAGGGCAGTGGAGCATCTCACTCAAACGTGAGTCAAGTCAGTGGGTCAGCTTTTCAAGGATTCAGTGATGTCTTTAACATAGAACGTTGAAATCACTTTCCAGCCTTTgaattgtttgtgtttttaggtgtccaccagagctgggtCTCGGTAAAAGCAGCCCTGTGAAGGTGCAGGTGGTGGAGGAAGGCTCAGAGCCGGCAGAGTTCTGGACAGCACTGGGACAAATGGACAGGAAGGCGTATGACTGCATGCTGCAAGGTAGAAAACAACTCAACGTCTCTTCACCCAGGACCTTCTCTAATCTTCTAAATCACACTTAAAAAATATGTCTTTGTTAGATCCCGGAAAGTATAACTTCACACCTCGCCTCTTCCACCTGAGTGCCTTCTCTGGGAGTTTCCAGGCTGTCGAGCTGCAGAGTCCAACTCGGCTGCCGGGGGTCGTGATGCCATCGCCCTTCATCCAGGAGAGCCTGTACTCTGTACCACAACCAGGTGACAGCATACACATGCACGCATGCACAATACACAAACGTGTGTGTCTCTTTCTCTGTTATCTTTTTATGTACATTCATTGAAAACAAGAACCACATTACTTTTGAGTCAACTATTTACTTTATCACACATTTACACTGGTTTGTTGTCATCAATTTCTAAAATTGTTTTGGCAGTATCCTTTTTTTTCCTTTCTGCCAACATCAAAAGTTCACTTAATTTTATAAGTTCATTTGGCTTGCATACATTTacctaaataaaatgtatattctATTAATGCTTTTTTTTGGTATATACATATCTGACTTCTTTTCACCAATGAGAAACGTTTGTGTATACGACTCCCAGAAGGGCTCCGAAATTCACTTTATTGTCTCATATCCACTGTCTTTCTTGCCTGCCTGTTAGCCTTGTTCCTGCTGGATAACCGTCTGGAGGTGTACCTGTGGCAGAGGGGTCAGCCTGAGCAGACGGAGAGCTCGGCCTCAGCCTGGAGCTGCTGGCATGCTGAGAGGAGGTGTGCCATGCAGACGGCGCTGCAGTACTGCAAGGGTACGAGAAGGCTGTTTAAAATGAATGAGTTGCTGATTAGTTGAGagtatttacatttttcaatgtttttttctcTGCAAAACAGAGATGAACCCAAGACGCCCACCGCAGGCTTACCTAATTGTTGAGGGTTTAGAACCTCTTACCTTCACTAATGTGTTTCCCCACTGGGAAAAGAGCCTGGGACCCCATCCACAGGTAAAAACCCCATGCACTTATCTACACCTCACTGTTTCTAGTGTAGATATTCAAAGTATAATACGTAACATTTCtacattaaaatgtttaatctcTAGACTGATTTTCTATATTTTGTTGAGTTTTGTTACGTTGTCCAAGATGTCATAAGTTGTCCTTTTTATCCTGACACTTTTTTATGAAACACATTTTAGatatttgtcatttattttagccAAATATAGAATTTAATAGAGTGGATGACTAGATCTTAAAATATTAGAACGACAAGCTGAGCAAATGTAAGCTGCAGCTCCTACATCCTGTGTCTACCAGAGAAACACAGATTTGCACTGTGACACTGCCTTATTCAAGATTCTTTTCTACCAGTTTTAATCACCAGCTTTGTTCTATGTATTTTTCCATGAATGTCTGTGTAAGGGTGATGCGGGGcgggtgaagctgaccttggtGCAGGACGCCCTGGCCCAGTTGATGAAGACCCAGTACCCTCTGGAGGAGCTGCTGCAGAGCCCCCTGCCTGAAGGAGTGGACCCCCAGCGCCTGGAAGTCTACCTGTCGGATCACGACTTCCAGGTAAACTGATGGAGCAATATGCAGTGATGTCTTTTAACCAGCAGGCTGCAGTGTTATCCAAATGttttacaaataataatagATGCTCTCATATTTTTAATCTGATAATAAATTATTTAGAAGTTTTGTCTAAACtttaacatttatattttattttataaaatgaTTTCCCCAGTAAACAAATCACTACAATTATATGTTTCAGAGTATTTTGGAAATGAAGAGAGATGAATACGCTTCCCTCCCAGACTGGAGGCAAATTGATCTGAAGAAAAGCAAAGGGCTGCTTAGCTAGACAGCGAAAACAGATGGAGGCTGACTGATGCTCCTGCAGCAGGGACTTCCTCCTCCACTGAGAAGAGAAGATGGCAAGGGGTATTAGCACCGCGTTGCTGCACAAAGGACTGCTCACACTGTTATAAAAAGAGGAAAGAAATTACCTTTTATTTATGTCAAACTAGTATGAGTGTTTAGACTTTTTATCAGACATGAATTTCTCTGTAGCTATTGTTCAGAGCAAAAAACAACACACCTTTTCCTATTAAAGTAAACTTTATctgtacaaatcattgaaagatataaagaaaatgtatgaggGTGTGAGCGAAGGACATCAGTAACCAACTGTGTAATAAGGATAAGAAAACAAAGGAATACATACAAAGAATAAAAGGCTAACTACTTTTAAAAAGGTTTCCTCCTCGATTGAGATCTTTCCATCAAAATATCTCTGCATTCTCGGAACTAAAGTTTTGCTTATTTTCAGTTGAAAGATTTTCAGCTGCTGCTTCTCTTCCTGATTGTCACTACAATCTTAAAAACAGTGTATTTGACTCCTATGATGTGTATTATTCAGAGCTACTGATGTGTTCATTTGTCTGCCTGCCTTGTGTGTACAAAGGTTTGTGCCATGTGTATTTTAGCTTAAGCCCATGTGTTCATTGTTGCTGTGGGTAATGCCTTATTAGGACTCCTTGGGGATTCAGTATTAGCTATGCATGGGGGAGCAGGTAGACATGCTCCAATAACATCCATCTGGCCCCAAACAACACGCTAATTCTGCTCCACCTCAATCACCACGCTATTCACAACACCCCTCCTAACACAAAAAACTATAAAGACATACGGCATCTCTATTGTGTGTGAAAGCTCAATATTTCTGATAATGGTAACACTGAGCTGATGGTgattaaaacatattttgatGTACTTTGGTGTAATATCCCATTTCCTGGATGAATCTAAATGGAATGTTTAACTTGAattcttataaaaaaaaaaaacacctttttgttgtcaaaattaaaaaaacaaatgtttcttGGCTCACTGTTGTCTGCAAGCATTTACATCTTAGCTGCTCTGTGAGgctaagctaaatgctaacatcagCATGCTAACATACTCAAAATCAAACTGATGTAAATCGGTAATGTTTACCATAGTTGTGTGTTAGCGGCTTACACATGCTAATGACAAAGTACAGGCTGATGGCAATCTCAATACTTTTCAGGTATTTGATAACAAATACTGGAAGTATTTAAAATCAGCTTGCCTACTAAAACGTATCTGATTAATTGTTTGTGGTACATGGATGTCTGTTCCAAATGTTGTAGCTATCGAAGTTGTTTGGATACTCAAAAACCACAAATGTTGACCTGCTTGTGGCGCTAAAGAAAAGGTCATGGGATCAACAAAGTAATTAGGATTCATCCTCTGGGAACCATGATATTCTGTCCACATTTGTATCCTAATCCAGGGAGTAGATGTTGAGATATTTCAATGTGCACCAAAGTGGTGGTTATTCATCCATCTTAGCCTCAATTAATCCTAATACAATGCAGCAATGGGACAAATGGGCTTTTCTCGAGTGGAAAAAACCCCCCTACTGTGTTGCTGATGTGGCTAAAACTGATGCTGTTGTGTGATTACAACTCACAAACTGGTGATTTCTGAGTTAGGTAAAACAATCTGAGAGACGTTTTAGAGTAACCACAAGTCATGTGTGCTCAACAAATTGTAAATAGGTAAGGTTGTTCTTCCATTGGTCCACTGAGTAGGAGCCCCTTTGGGTTCACTGGCTAACTGGATGTTATTTTCCTCAGAATGGATTAGCTGACTAAGCCTTCATGTGACTGTGCAGTGCCATATTAGATTTAGGCCCACCGCTGGGTGATGGCGCACTTGAGAAAGACATTTCCAAAGGCCTTTTACTTGCAGGCATCTAAAACGGACCAACTCTAGAAAAGGGTTACATACTGAAAACGACCTGAATCCTAATGTCTTTGCAGCCATTATGTAGCTGGAGTGAAGGCAAAAATTGTGCTTTTTCTAAAGTTGAAATGTAAAAATGAGGAGTCCCTGCATCAATCGGCACAACCTTAATCATTTGGGTTTGATGGTGAGTTTGTGAATCGTGCCTTTCCAACACTACCAGGTGGAATATGTGCCTGTTCAATATCAAGTGAGTACGGCAGAAAATTGACATATTTTCATGCCCTTGTTTAGATGTCTAAATGGCCTGTTCTCTTTGTGCATCATGTCCGAGTATGAATCGATCCGGTTCAGAGGCCAGTGCCGCCTCACGCAAAACCACCATGTGATCTTCTGCTGCGTTGAGTGACTGGTCGATCCAGTCCATACTGCCGGACATGTGACAGGCGTTGCGGGTGACCAGCACCAGGTGGCTGACTGAAAGAAGGAGAGCTGTAGCCCTGAGGAGGAAAATGAAAAATGGGTTTgatttaacttttttttgttgctggGTGAGATGCACTGATTCCCAAAATCCTTTTTAAAATGAAGGAAAACTGGCTTAGAATGGGTCTGTTGGGCTGAGCCAGATTGCATAACTTTAGATTTGTTTTTTAAGGCACAAAATATTTGATTTTGAAGGTTTTTCCCTATCGCTGCATATATGAAAAGTTATTTCATTATGGATATATCAAGTCATGTGGTCTTCTCCAGCTCTTATAGGTCAATCACGGTCACAGGTCTTTGCATAAGGTCATCAACGTCATACAAAGAAGCTGATGTTATGGATGGGAAAACAAATGTGATTACCTGGCGTCCAGGAGGATTGGATCCAGAGGTGGGTACATGGACCTGACCACGTCGTCCACCCTGTGAGGAGAGGGGACAGAGAGGATGTGAGGTTAGCCGGAGTCAGTAGGCCTACTGTGTTCATTGCAGAGGTGGAAGTAATACATGGAACATTTattgaagtaaaagtacagtcCCACAGTGTATGTTAAAAAGTCCTTAattaaaaagtattatcatcccaaaacacttaaaggtagggtaggtaagaatggagaaaccagcttgagtaagctagaatttgaaagtacacaatcgaaaaaaatctgccctttCCTTCaaacttccttacagagcccctcctccaacacacacgaacgcgcacatgaccaatgagggcacgagataagtttgtgcacgagatgcacgagatggaaggctgacaggcaggtaggccatccaattatcTGCCGCGGGCCGAGACAGATCATTGGACTTGCTTTTTACagtgccacggcttccacagatgaaatatttctatatatttattgtcaaagcatttaaaacCCTTTAACTGCCGGACCAAGaaaaaaactatggaaaaatattttttttgcattttcttATTAAATGGGCCACAAATAAGcacaaacactttttttttttttttttttactgaccaccacacagttttgtttttatgaGCCTCTACCAAATGGTCGAGCTGGCCTTCTATGGTAAAAGTACATTTTCAACAATCatcatatacagtacagtatttgtatgcatcaaactcaaataaaacacaaactcaaatacaaatatattcataaaagataataaattataattataaaaaaaagtgttacttgcTAATCTTACTGTATATTCTGAATTGGCCTAACAGGAAACCACTGGCCTAACAGCAAATGTCTATATCCTGTGTTGGCCTAACTTGCTCATCTGTGTGCAATTTTGGGCTGAATGCcatgcatgaaaggtgctatataaattagTATCACTCTTTCACTCTGAGACTCATAAGGCAGTACTATATTTAGTAATATTACCATGAATCTAGCCACTTATTTACCATATTTTATTGGAAAACATCTCTGAAACTCTgaaaaagtcatattgctagctTACCATAAAAGGCCAATTCGACCGATTGGTTGAGCATATTTTCCAAAAAATAATTACACCcttgttaaaactttttttgtgCATCAAGTTATCTAATTATGTTCAGTAaaatatgtcaaaaataatATGGTTACCTTACAAAAGTTGACCAAAAAGAGTGATTTCTTCAGCAGTGATTTTTAGCATGCCAACTTTCTCAGTGGAAGCTAGCTGAAGGGCATTCTGTTTGAACCACAGTGACATCTAGAGGTTGTTTTGTACATAACATGTCAACCAAAGGGTAGAGCTGGCTGAATCAGATGGagttcaactttttttttttttttaaacaagatatcaagacacaaaatgtgctCTACCAAATGGTGGTGCTGGCAGTTAAAGggttaatgtattcattgctatcgggatgttaagagcattccatggaatataacagaaagtgtttctgaagtgaattacctttaaaatatcaaaagtaaaataaCTAATTTTGTTGTAGAATGTCTACAAAATGATGTATGTTATGATACTGAATCACAATTATTGAAGCATTAAACTGTTCATTACAGTGGGGAAATGTTTCCAGATAGTTTGTGAATTTACCAAAGGATTAGTAAAGTGTTATCTTACTTATTCAATACATCATCATTGATATTAAATATCATACCAAGTAccttaaaatagtttttaagtAAATGTCCTTAATTACTGGTAAATGTGCGTTACCTCGGGCTGATGCGTTTGGCCACACTGATGATGTCACTCAAGCTTGCCGGTGCCTTGACCTTTGCCCCTGAACCCATTGTCATGGCAACCAACTTTTCAGTCAAAGTGTGGCAAATCTGTAGATCGAAATATAACGTGTtagttttgctgaataaacAATATAGACTAGAACTAAAGTAAAGACTTGAGTTACCTTTAGGATTGAGATACAATGAGAGACCAATCCACTGTGGGAGAAACATTCAGAGAATTAGGTAGAATCAAATACTCAGGTCATTTACTTAAAAACAGCAATACCAGTGTACCACAAAAAAAATACCCTATCGGAGTAAAAAGAGAAACCTAAAGTAGGGCTGCAACTTACAACTTATTTGCTAATGAATTGTTCTTCTGAATATTTTAGAATTTAATCGATTGGTctataaaatgttttaaaaaagtgaaaaatgttgaggcaaaaacaaaaatacattaATAACATATATAATTCCCACTTGTGGATCAATTAAGTCTTATGTTTATCTATAATAACATAACATACTTTATTTGTTGGTTTAGTATTGTATTGTTAATTGTAATACTCAAAGTAACTAATGCCATGTAAAAAATGTATTGACATGAAAAGTAAAATATTTCCCTCTGAAATAGAAAGTATCTGAACATGTAAGAACTCAAGCACCTCAAAACGGTACTTTTGGCAGTACTTGGGTAAATGTGCTGAGTTAGCAGCAGCATTTGAAGACTTAACCTAAATGTCTAAAGCTTTAAACTTATGTCATGCCACAATGGCACCAGTAAGACATACGAGGCGTCCTCTATCCAGTCCTCGTTCTCCAGGATGGCCTCGATATGCGGGTTGGTGATGACCACATCGTCCAGCTCCAGCTCCGACTGCTCGCTCTGGGTCTCCATGGCTCCAATCAGATCCACTGTGGGTCTGTAAAACAGAACAGGGAAACCAGAGGAGGCACGGCTGGATTACCAACCAGCAAGTCACAGTTAAATTACCTTTACATTTGCTGTGGTTAACTGAGCAAGTTTATTGACTGAACATTTGCATGAGGATATCACGTTTTAGTGTTTTTCACATAGTATAAAGGGGCTCTGTGTCTTTGAGCACACAATACAGGTTTCTGTTCTAATTTCAATATTTGTCCTGGCAGGTTGTGGATATCAATGTTTAAGATGAGTATCTTTTATTAGCAACACTTTTTCAACAAAAGGCGTATAAGTAAACAAAGCTAACAAAACAGCctgattttgttgttgttgattgaACAAACACTAATCAAGGTGTAAAGCGTATCAATTAGATGAAAACActggaaaaaagaaaaagagatgTTAAATGTTGAAATAAATGAGTCCAACTGAGGTTGAATGGTACACAAATGGAGTGCCCCTGTGGCTTAAAGGATTTAAGAAGCCAACCATGAAGTGCAAAGTCCCTGTTTGAGGTCTTTGTTGCATTTCTCTGCCTCCTTTTGTGGCATTTCTCAACTATTGCTAATTAATAAATGCCCATAAACCACTAGTGCTAAAAAGTGTGAAGCCAACCCTAATCGTTTAGTACAAACAGTATGTAGGCTAGCAAtggttatatttttttaataactacaatttaagactcTAAAATCTAATAGAAGTTAAAACTCTTTCTAGTTCACATGTCGAGGCTTTGTATTGATTCACTGACTTGGTGTCGAAGGGGTACAGCAGGTGGTGAGGGTGGCAGTAGCGATGTCTGCACACCACCACAAGGGCGACAAAGGAGGCCAGGAAAATGGTGGCCAACACCCCAATTGCCACGATCACCACTGTCTCCATGGCGACTCCAGCTCCCACAGCAGCTGCAGCCAGCAACTTGTTTGAGAGGAAGAGAGTCCAATCAGGGTCGGCTGATTGTCCGAGCTTGATTATGGATGGCCGCTCATCTGTCGAGGAGAGAAGAATTGCTGGTGTCAAAGTGATTGGGTGAGAAGAGGAAAATCATCCCTGTGCTTGAAGATACTTCAGCTAGATTTCTCCTGATTTTGACTTCTGTTGAAACACAATTCCCCTCTGAGCCAATGGAAAGAAGGATACAATCAGCAGTGTTTCTGAATGTGGCACACCTACAACACACGGCTGATCTTTATCATGAGTACATAAAAGCTGAAGTGCACTTGCTCTTTGTTTGCATGTCATACAGCATAATGAGAACACAGTGTTTGCTATAAA
Encoded proteins:
- the tmem98 gene encoding transmembrane protein 98, with protein sequence METVVIVAIGVLATIFLASFVALVVVCRHRYCHPHHLLYPFDTKPTVDLIGAMETQSEQSELELDDVVITNPHIEAILENEDWIEDASGLVSHCISILKICHTLTEKLVAMTMGSGAKVKAPASLSDIISVAKRISPRVDDVVRSMYPPLDPILLDARATALLLSVSHLVLVTRNACHMSGSMDWIDQSLNAAEDHMVVLREAALASEPDRFILGHDAQREQAI